The following proteins come from a genomic window of Myxococcales bacterium:
- a CDS encoding polysaccharide export protein translates to MGPALPRALPSTTIGPGDVFEVHVLGEANLPHEYRVSPDGTIDFPYVNRLTVANKEPQDVASLIRAKLIEAKILTDPQVSVAVKQYYSKKVSVLGQVTHPGAIPYTESLRLVEALSAAGGFTPLAQSSRVILTRQVGKGTVTVEINLDAITDGKQPDVLLQAGDTIKVPERVF, encoded by the coding sequence ATGGGCCCCGCGCTGCCACGCGCTCTGCCGAGCACCACGATCGGTCCGGGGGATGTGTTCGAAGTGCACGTACTCGGGGAGGCGAACCTCCCGCACGAGTACCGCGTCAGCCCTGACGGCACGATCGATTTCCCGTACGTCAATCGCCTGACGGTCGCGAACAAGGAGCCGCAGGATGTGGCGTCGCTCATCCGCGCGAAGCTGATCGAGGCGAAGATCCTGACGGATCCGCAGGTGTCCGTCGCGGTCAAGCAGTACTACTCGAAGAAGGTCTCGGTGCTCGGCCAGGTGACTCACCCGGGCGCCATTCCGTACACCGAGTCGCTGCGCCTGGTCGAGGCGTTGTCGGCGGCGGGCGGGTTCACGCCGCTCGCCCAGAGCAGCCGGGTCATCCTCACCCGCCAGGTAGGCAAGGGGACGGTGACCGTCGAGATCAACCTGGACGCGATCACCGACGGCAAGCAGCCCGACGTCCTCCTGCAGGCGGGCGACACGATCAAGGTGCCGGAGCGCGTCTTCTAG
- a CDS encoding AgmX/PglI C-terminal domain-containing protein, with protein sequence MSQMGMQPNNSTRPGQMTAVMRAMSVQTGPKVLRLGLVQGGRVLEERIIKQRTSVTVGANEKAMFVLQAQNLPANFKLFELIGADYYLNFIDGMNGRLALTSGITDLAALRGQAKKVGNAYQVRLTEDARGKVVIGDTTFLFQFVAPPPVQPRPQLPLSVRGGVANEIDWTLTIIAAFSFLVHFGFVGAMYSDWMDPPVSEGISVSALIDQLKNIPTPPPLEVPTDNTVSPTATAANTAAAASKPAGGGQHASHAGAGKSSSVSDAKAAALTQQAEAMQMQLLAALGGQSSVSGALGRNGEIPPVDLSAAAASGAGVSGTGGDLRTGSGGGPVQGGGGRGGLGGIGGGTGSSGTGTSAGTETKVVGPTGVAQVGGTAATVPVSDADRVIAGLRPRFRACYQAGLNTDPSMAGKVQIVAKIGPNGEVNSASVGSNTGLSASVASCIARHVKNAQFAAPGGSGSTLSIPVTFVQQSK encoded by the coding sequence ATGTCTCAGATGGGAATGCAGCCGAACAACTCGACCCGCCCGGGCCAAATGACCGCGGTCATGCGCGCCATGTCGGTCCAGACCGGTCCGAAGGTGCTGCGCCTCGGTCTCGTACAGGGCGGGCGCGTGCTCGAAGAGCGCATCATCAAGCAGCGCACGAGCGTCACCGTGGGCGCGAACGAGAAGGCGATGTTCGTGTTGCAGGCGCAGAACCTGCCCGCGAATTTCAAGCTGTTCGAGCTCATTGGCGCCGACTACTACCTGAACTTCATCGACGGCATGAACGGTCGCCTCGCTCTCACGAGCGGCATCACCGATCTGGCCGCGCTGCGCGGCCAGGCGAAGAAGGTCGGCAACGCTTACCAGGTGCGTCTCACCGAAGACGCGCGTGGCAAGGTCGTCATAGGCGACACGACGTTCTTGTTCCAGTTCGTCGCGCCCCCTCCCGTGCAGCCGCGCCCGCAGCTTCCGCTCTCCGTGCGCGGTGGGGTCGCGAACGAGATCGACTGGACGCTCACCATCATCGCGGCGTTCAGCTTCCTCGTTCACTTCGGGTTCGTTGGGGCGATGTACTCCGACTGGATGGACCCGCCGGTGAGCGAGGGCATCTCGGTGTCGGCGTTGATCGATCAGCTAAAGAACATCCCCACGCCGCCTCCGCTCGAGGTCCCGACCGACAACACGGTGTCGCCCACGGCGACCGCGGCGAACACCGCGGCCGCCGCGTCGAAGCCCGCCGGTGGCGGTCAGCACGCGTCGCACGCGGGCGCCGGAAAGAGCAGCTCGGTGAGCGACGCGAAGGCGGCCGCTCTCACGCAGCAGGCCGAGGCGATGCAGATGCAGCTCCTCGCCGCGCTCGGCGGGCAGTCGTCGGTCTCCGGCGCGCTCGGCCGCAACGGCGAGATTCCGCCCGTGGACCTCAGCGCGGCGGCCGCCAGCGGCGCTGGCGTTAGCGGCACCGGCGGCGATCTCCGCACGGGTAGCGGCGGTGGCCCCGTGCAGGGCGGTGGCGGTCGCGGGGGCCTCGGTGGCATCGGCGGCGGCACCGGCTCCAGCGGCACCGGCACGTCGGCGGGCACCGAGACCAAGGTCGTCGGCCCCACGGGCGTCGCGCAGGTCGGCGGCACCGCTGCGACCGTCCCCGTCTCCGACGCAGACCGCGTCATCGCCGGGCTTCGACCCCGCTTCCGCGCCTGCTACCAGGCGGGCCTCAACACCGACCCCTCGATGGCCGGCAAGGTCCAGATCGTGGCTAAGATCGGCCCGAACGGCGAGGTGAACTCCGCGAGCGTGGGCTCCAACACGGGCCTGTCCGCCAGCGTGGCTTCGTGCATCGCGCGCCACGTGAAGAACGCCCAGTTCGCGGCCCCCGGCGGTAGCGGCTCCACGCTCTCGATCCCGGTCACCTTCGTGCAGCAGTCGAAGTAG
- a CDS encoding tetratricopeptide repeat protein, translated as MKSPSGVGTSPGAGPGSPGFAQTGVGDGGTGLSGSAKDAYDRGFKAWVEGDIEGARKGFAEASAADPKAAAPHYSLGVVLDRLGDSNGAMQEYRTAISLQPDHEHAIGAYALALAGSGKVGEADTFLTEKRAKSPDSPTLTTYLAEIKSLQKDHGTAQQLAQDALRMNPNHKEAMVAIARDHFRARKMELAKYAITAILDGFGDTAPARDKDNAEAHLLRGLIARENGRRAAALAAFEAAYAKRPDLAESAIQLGAIKLEAGNAQEALPVLERGVRLAPKSPHARLNLGDAYRLVGRPVDAKRELEQALAFDSTLSIAHYNLGLLFLVSQSIPGMNANEQAAQAIREFEAYKTMRGARAEKGDDVDDLLNRAKAKQAEVKAAAAAPPPAATPAAAPDAGAAPPAASAPPAASAPPAASAPPAASAPPAAPASSAAVGPQPTPTPPEAPAAPAAPAPPAEAPATPAADAG; from the coding sequence GTGAAGTCCCCCTCGGGGGTGGGCACGAGTCCCGGTGCCGGTCCCGGCAGCCCGGGCTTCGCTCAGACCGGCGTCGGCGACGGCGGCACCGGGCTCTCGGGCTCCGCGAAGGACGCCTACGACCGCGGCTTCAAGGCCTGGGTCGAGGGCGACATCGAGGGCGCCCGGAAGGGCTTCGCCGAGGCCTCGGCCGCCGATCCGAAGGCGGCCGCGCCGCACTACTCGCTGGGCGTCGTGCTCGACCGCCTCGGTGACAGCAATGGCGCGATGCAGGAGTACCGCACGGCCATCTCGCTCCAACCGGACCACGAGCACGCGATTGGCGCCTACGCGCTCGCCCTTGCGGGTTCGGGCAAGGTGGGGGAGGCCGACACCTTCCTCACCGAGAAGCGCGCGAAGAGCCCCGACTCGCCCACGCTCACCACCTATCTGGCCGAGATCAAGTCGCTCCAGAAGGACCACGGAACCGCGCAGCAGCTCGCGCAAGACGCGCTGCGCATGAACCCAAACCACAAGGAGGCCATGGTCGCGATCGCGCGCGACCACTTCCGCGCACGCAAGATGGAGCTCGCGAAGTACGCCATCACGGCCATCCTCGACGGCTTCGGCGACACGGCGCCTGCGCGCGACAAGGACAACGCGGAGGCGCACCTCCTTCGCGGCCTCATCGCTCGCGAGAACGGCCGACGAGCGGCGGCGCTCGCGGCCTTCGAGGCGGCCTACGCGAAGCGCCCAGACCTCGCCGAGAGCGCCATCCAGCTGGGCGCCATCAAGCTCGAGGCGGGCAACGCGCAAGAGGCGCTCCCGGTCCTCGAGCGCGGCGTGCGCCTCGCCCCCAAGAGCCCTCACGCGCGCCTCAACCTCGGCGACGCCTACCGGCTCGTGGGTCGCCCGGTGGATGCGAAGCGCGAGCTCGAGCAGGCCCTCGCGTTCGACTCGACCCTCAGCATCGCGCACTACAACCTCGGGCTGCTGTTCCTGGTCTCGCAGAGCATCCCGGGCATGAACGCGAACGAGCAGGCGGCCCAGGCCATCCGCGAGTTCGAGGCCTACAAGACGATGCGCGGTGCGCGCGCCGAAAAGGGCGACGACGTCGACGACCTCCTGAACCGCGCGAAGGCGAAGCAGGCCGAGGTCAAGGCCGCCGCCGCCGCCCCGCCGCCCGCCGCCACTCCGGCAGCGGCGCCCGATGCCGGGGCTGCTCCGCCCGCCGCGTCGGCCCCGCCCGCCGCGTCGGCCCCGCCCGCCGCGTCGGCCCCGCCCGCCGCGTCGGCCCCGCCCGCCGCCCCTGCGAGCAGCGCCGCCGTAGGGCCGCAGCCGACCCCCACGCCGCCCGAGGCCCCCGCGGCCCCCGCGGCTCCGGCTCCCCCCGCGGAGGCGCCCGCCACGCCCGCCGCTGACGCGGGCTGA